ttatacgcccatacatgctgattgtggaaatttgttatgccatctcgtgtgaactgtgcttcatctgtaaataatactaaggcaggaaagttcggatttacaccacacagctgcaagaaccactgacagaacctaactcgtgcagggtaatctgctggtgacagggcctgtacacgttgcaaatgataaggatacaattgatactctttcaacagtctccagacagtcgtatgaggaacattgacttgcaacgctacccttcgtgtgctgatagaaggagtcatgttcacagcctccagaatctcctcctgtacttctggagttgtagatcttggtcgtccccttcccaaaccagaagAGTtacattttccatactcgcacagacggtaatggagacgtacaaatgtcttccgatctggacattgtcgctgtgagtacctctcctggtacaaacgacgagccagcgcagcattaccgtccgccttaccgtacatgaagtgtatctctgccagctcttgatttgaatacatgtcgcacagtctaacgcctacacaacactgaatgtaaccttcgcctcggaatgaactgtcagagtgccctcttaatgtcccctttgacggcaacgacctgcggaaagaaaaacgttccggtgaatttcaatgttgtgaaggccataactcggaaataaagcatttccggacacatgttgtaatgaactatttcgattgtctacatgtgggaaatacatacctgaaattatgccccgtatatttgaagcaccctgtatatatatatatatatatatatatatatatatatgtatgtatgtatatatatagcctatatttttacaaaactgtcgcagagaaaagggcttataactgaaaggaatctgaattgaaaaagtgcaattttaatttatttttgaaactatacaatgtccgacagtctctgacatgttgtggtagagagttccagagatgagctgcagagaccgtgaaagctGAAGactagaaggatgttctgtgtttaggaattgagagtgtgatatggtgttgtgaccgagtatctatttcgtgatatgaggacaaatgttgaaaacgggaagctaagtagctagggttagagatTTGAGATCAGAGATTTCATATACTATGAAACTTAACATTTCATTGTATTAGTGTTAAGATATATTAAAAAAGCTGGTACTTGTTCGAAAATAAAACGTATTTAGTGTCGTGAATTAAGTTACAATCCTTTATGAAATCAATAACCACATCGTGTAGATACTTTTAAAGTACTATTTACTAAAACAAGTATcattcatttttgcattcaaatattttaattcctgcataaaaataatatagcCCAGTTTTATTCTTCAGTAGAGTAAACCCCTAAATTTTTAATctagacaaaacaaaacaaacaaattaattatgttcATGAACCGTTCACTAATTTGTAAACTCATTaacataacaaattaataattatagtcaTATGGTATTTAGCCTAGCAAAATAGTatctgaaaattaaaatgttcaacgGCCCCAAAGTGTCATttgaattttcagtttattctttTTACTGtcattttgcttctttttcattGTTTACAACCATGTATTGTCGCCTTATATTAGTTTTATACAATCCAcgtataattttataacaaataatgcATTGGATGTCACCTTCACGCTCACGACAAAacgtttcatcatcatcatcatcatcatcatcatcatcatcatcatcatcatcatcataaccatttCACGTATTAGACATAGGGGTCTGTTACGCTCTCTATCCAGCGCTTTTTAGATCTTCCCAAGTTTCTTCGGCCTCTTGCAGTATAACATAAGATCAGTTTTGGCAAGCAGTAAGAGGGCATCCTGGCAACATGTTCTTTTCAGTTCAGTCTGTGTTGTTCTATGTACTGGGTAAATGAATCTACTTTTAATTCTTTAAGTATGTCCTCATTTCTTTTATGGTCAGGGAGGGAGTAACCAGCAgagttatactgttactattacttatATACCAAGaatttagtattattaataacaataattgcgTACCATACATTATTTATCATAAATCGCATTTCGGTTGTTGTAAGTCTCCTTTCGTCAGCCTTTTTCATGGTCCAGTCTTCGCTTCCACATGTGAGAACTGGTCGAGCAAGAGTTTTATATACTGTGAGTCTAGTGTGTCGCTGGACTTGAGAAGGCTTAAAAATCTGATTGATTACACGTAGGATCTTACACCTAGTTTCTTCCCACtcaaataattttcctttttctgaACACCGGTCCAGAAGAACACGCCTTCGACACTGATATTACTAACAACAGTAAGCTAAATGCCGCCACTCTCTAGTAGTCTATTTACCCTCACTGCGTGGAGGGGGTTGAATGAGGTACATACTACGTCAGTATTATATAATGCAGTATATCCCTTTCTCCTTTTTCCAGGGGTTGGGTTAAAATTCCACTTTTGAACGCCTCTGTTTTAATGCTTCATAGGAAGTCGATAAAGAATTATGGTCTAGTAGCGGATGATAAAGCCCTGTTCTTGAGCAAGCATTAACCCTAGAGCGCAAACATTACCATCCCTACTTCCTCCACCTCCTGTTCGCGACTCTGTTTTTATTCTGTTTAGTCAGTCGCCTAGGGTCAGTCGTTAGCTGCAAAAAGTTAACAATCAATGGCAGGTagtttacagaatatttgaaaatgaCACTGTACGAAGATACAGCTTCAGTAAAGAATGgggatattattattttgttgtggaAGAAGATAACAAAGCTAATAATTGTCTATTATGTTACGTTCAATATATAACATAAGACGTTATTTCAATGCTACCCATGGTAAAAATTAGGGGGAAAACAAACTTAcaagtaattatgtgaaattgttcttgttttggttattttatgaATATGTTGGGGGGGATTATTTAAGTTCATAAATGACAGAATtgttaaacaatttatttccaaaaaaatcataaaaaacattAGGGAAATGTGGTCGAGCTTTAGCCTATATAACTTAGTAGTTATTGGCAATAGAATTGTATTTAACATACCGCAATGCATCTAATTACTTATTACAATTGAAACGAATAATCTGATATGAGATACGCTTCATAATCCTAATTAAAGTCCGAAAGGCACTGGACAGCTATCGTATTCCCATTCTTTACTGAAGCTGTATCTTCGTGTCATTAATTATGAAAACGATATCACTATGTGTATCGAATTcttagtccagctagatttgagaagctactttctcaaaaaaaaaaaaacagaaaaacttatcgcattaattatttattttttactttataggtacagtgtgatatggtgttgtgaccgagtatctatttcgtgatatgaggagaaatgttgaaaacgagaagctaagtagctagggttagaggtttcatatacaatgaaacttaacatttcattgtattagtgttttgttttgtctAGATTAAAAATTCCCGGCGTAGAATCGCTGTTTATAACAGGAATCTACAGAGCCCAGATCTCCAACATTATACGAGGCCGACAAGGCACCGACGAAACTAGCAAAATCGAATACGAATAGGAGGCAcatcatattttgaaaatagGACATCCAGCCATATACAACTAAATTGTGGTGTACTCCGACTGCTCATAGGCACCATTATTCACTGATGGATTTCGAATGGAAGCTAAAGAAACCGAATTTACCTCAGTTGGTTGTGCATTTGTCGTTTTGAGAAATGAAAGAGAAGTACATAACCAAGGTTACGAACCAGCTTCTGGAGAAGCCGACTAGCCAGCGAAGACATTAAAATTTTCTAACATATATTCCTGTTACAAGAAATTCCATCTTTTCTTATTAAACATGCTCTCAAGTAGCGCCCGGTGTACAACATCTGTGACAGAAGAGGACTATAGTACAAAGGGTTCATTAACAGGTGAAATTTATTTCCCAACTATCCAAAATCATCTCAACACCACGTTATTCACTTCTACATTCATTTCCACTCCATTTGTATCAAGCTCGCCACATTCTTCTACAAATTCAACATCGCAAATAGAAAACAAACAACATGTATATGGCAGGAATCACTCCTGTCTGTCCACCATCTACAGTATTTATTATGTAACTGTTCAGTTTTCGCAAGAGAGCGTTATGAAGTACAATCTTATACTACTTATTGTAACGTTAAACTTAATTGTCCATTACATATTGTATTCAAGATAGAATATTGTTACAGAATTTTCCTGAACTTTTTACATTATACGTATATAAACTACAACTGACTATAAAATACATTCAGATTTGCTGTCATGAATGTTAATGTAACTATTCTATTATGGCTTGtattacaacaattattattgttattatttatttatatgtttatttatttagcctatttatttattctttcattcattcatttatgtaaaatttctatcCATAACTTGCTAAAGCTAAATATGGTTACTATTAatttggaaattcaataataataataataataataataataataataataataataataataataatttcacattCATTATAATCTCGCATTACAAGATGATTGTGGTATCTCCCACTAAATTATCCGCTgatatattttttagaattatttttattttgcattggaGATCTTGTCGTATGCCATAACTAGCAATTCTAAGCTATCTTAACATAATATCTTTAGTATGATTAAGaatttatacattaaaatacatttcagaCATTTAAACCTGGTCTACGCGAGCCTGATAAAATTGTACTCTTCAGAACTTTATTAATGCTGTACTACagatatacagtgcgatcgagaagtttctccgcagtgcttgtgtagccacgGTGTaaccgagaatccactaggcaaagaattcaagtggcagcactggccgctaagcatatgattgaTGAGGGATGTGAGATTGTCAAACCGAAACCAATGGGGaaatgccaactttctacaggattactagaactaatggagctgcggagggacttttcgatcgcactgtacaataatttcatctaaatatATGCATTACGAAACATTTCTGAAATTATGTCGTTGTTTACAACcaggttttattttttattcagatTAATTTCGTTTTGCCAGATAGGCCTTTCATTTCCACATCTATGTTTttattgaaattgtttaattCCTAGATAATTTactttaatgttttaaaatttgttgCAAACTGTCTTATATTGTTGaaaaatttcagatttatttattcCAATCAAGATCCTTACTTCAGTTATCTTTCCAGTCACAACTGAATAGAGTATATattctttacagaatatttaaaGTCGGATATTAAGGTAATGCGGCGtaaaaacgaaaaaagaaagcaaatagaaggaaaagtaagaaaaagaagCAAAGTATTCTGTACCACATATGAAGGTATTTATTGcacaaaagaaatatataaatatacaatatagaAACAATAGACGATTACATATAACTTTGTATCTTAATATAAACGAAATGCTACAAGCTACACATTCATTCAATAAAACGACGCAATCTCACTGGACACAGACAAACATCACAAGAAATGTTTGCGAAGAATGTGCCCGAAAATAGGGAACATAAAAATATGACACAGCTCTATGATATAAAATCTGGCAGTAGTAATCTGTGGACGAGTATATAAGATTTTTACGTTCTTGTACATCGTCTACAGTTATAGAAAAGGTGCATTTAAAAAGTTTGAACAATCTGCACAAGCTAAACAATACAGGTTATGTACATACGTATTGCATTATGCATATTTACCCTGTCGTCAAACGATGGTGTACCTGAATTAACAACGTTaacaagttttacaaaatttttaaatgCTGCTCAGTCCCTGATTTTATTCTCGTTATCCCTCTTACCCCCCAGTGACGGGTGCTGCGTGTGTGTATAGCAGATAAGGAATATACATTTACCATACAATCTCCTGCGTAAATTAAAGAAACGTGGAAGCGTGTTGTTGCCCCGAGCACACAGTTTGTCTTGTACCATATTCATCCGTAACAGCGCCTTGTGTGGGCTTCCACAGCGGCGCTGTAGCTCATAACCGTATCAGGCAGTCGTATCCGTCTTACTTCCTGAAGAACCTGCAACAATTAACAACAAATTGAATTACGGAAATGTAGGCTACTCTAAGTCACAATTTCCAGTTGATGTTTAATATCCTTATGTTCCACAATGGAGTATAGATGGCATtccatgcttaaaaaaaaaaaaaacaaattaatgttgttgtttagtcaactgtccgaagacaggtttgaacctcataagcatcactcatgaagcaactaggccaggagataatggggtaatatAACGATTGTAATATTGTGAAATATATggctatataatattattgtagagcccggaattttaggtgctaaaagttaagaatgaccctgagtgtagatgaatagatgtgatgcccgtgaggagggttttaagcctagttcacaggactccgatatgtaataatagataaCACAGTCACAAGGACTGGGTAATGAATCTTGTAAACCGTGCGCTAATTTATAAGTGGTAGTTAAGAGGATTACAGACCTTTAACAGTGCcaaaaagaaaatactgaatgacaagaatgacgtGTCAAAGAAGTGAGGGCATGGTttctattttataaactataccgaggaacaatattaacttttagcacctaaaattccgggctctaattattagTTAGTCTCTAATACAGAGTACTTGACAACTCTTGGCTCTTCTCAGCTTCAACGAACTGCTCATTGTTtgacacacattttccatatgtGTGCCTCTTAATAGAACGTTGATGAAATCTTACACAAATGGCTCTGTTATCAGTGAGATTACAAACCAACATGTTCTCACATTTTTTCAACAGATGTCTCACCAGCGTTATTAGAATGATCTGTTGCCAAGAGTTGAGGATGGAGCAACGGCGGACCTCGgtatataattctttatttattgaacTTTATTCATAAACAACAGAATCTGTTACACGCagtaaatgtattaaattgagcCAGTGACTTTATTTCGTACGTTCTTATACAATTCCAGCCGCACTCAGGATGCCTTCCATAGTGGGAGGTCTTAAATGCTTAATATGttagatattttattatatagtgTAATATTTTGAACAGATTCAAAAGGTATTACTCgcccaaggccagtggagtcctgcagttcGGAggcgtggcgctactgctcctgcgttcgtaatatcgcatcgcgatagttcacattacgcccgcggctccactctccttggtcgagtaataatgaTTATGCAATCTAACTCAAGTAACAATTACAGCCGCCGTTCAGCGTTataatttcttttctcctaaaTAACTAGTTGACCGAATGCTGTATAAATTGAAAACGGAGAACCAGTCATATAtcgaatttatttaaaaaataaattatttttgaattaCCCACAAATGTTCGCGAAGGGAAacatatcgtcggcttacaagcaaaacacattaaagtgagtaaagtgaatattaagtcaaaaatattacctctgagaaaaaAGCGTTTTGAAATTTCTTGACAAAATTgaacccacaaaatattatttttagtaagttgtttttctttatgtgtacatcattttccatttctaaatttAGAGACATACATTGTGTACATTATGTACGTCTTTTTTCcgaattaatattttttacttaatgtgttttcctTGTAAACGGACGTATGTTTCCATCTTGATTTGTTTTCCATTCAAATGACTACTAAATATAAAGCCAGATGACATTTCTTTTGCTTCAGAAAGTTTCGATGTTGCTATTTTAGTCGAATTTTAATTAAGTGGAGAACATACCTGTTGCCGCCGGGGCGCTGGGGCTGCTGCTGCAGGTTGAGAGAGCGAGCGATGGCCTCAGGAATGGGGGGTGGAGTGGGTAAGTGGGCGCCTTCCGCGTGGAAACCGTTCTCGTCAGCGGTGTATGTGATGGTGTAGAGGACACCGTCGGGGCCCGTGTAGGAGAAGGAGCCTGTGGCAACCTGAGCCTCCAAATCCTTCTGGCCGGCGT
This sequence is a window from Periplaneta americana isolate PAMFEO1 chromosome 2, P.americana_PAMFEO1_priV1, whole genome shotgun sequence. Protein-coding genes within it:
- the LOC138694429 gene encoding endocuticle structural glycoprotein SgAbd-2-like, yielding MKLLVLTLATLSLAAAQRGAQYSNLQTVPIVQYNNEVNYDGTYRYNYETGNGIAAQEQGYLKNAGQKDLEAQVATGSFSYTGPDGVLYTITYTADENGFHAEGAHLPTPPPIPEAIARSLNLQQQPQRPGGNRFFRK